A window of the Streptomyces finlayi genome harbors these coding sequences:
- a CDS encoding M28 family metallopeptidase, protein MIPNRFALRRSRAATALAFVALLATAVPAAQAADNASGATAPQAAAAPDIPLANVKAHLTQLQSIATANGGNRAHGRAGYKASIDYVKAKLDAAGYTTSLQQFTSGGATGYNLIADWPGGDPGKVLMAGSHLDSVSSGAGINDNGSGSAAVLETALAVSRAQLAPDKHLRFAWWGAEELGLIGSKHYVNNLPTTERAKLSGYLNFDMIGSPNAGYFVYDDDPVIEKTFKDYFAALSVPTEIETEGDGRSDHAPFKAAGIPVGGLFTGASNTKSSAQAQKWGGTAGQAFDRCYHSSCDTTANINDTALDRNSDAAAHAVWTLSAGTVTPPAGDVYSTTTDVSVPDNGAAVTSSIPVSGRTGNAPATLQVGVDIKHTYRGDLVVDLLAPDGTAYRLKNSSGSDSADNVITSYTVNASAEAANGTWRLRVQDVAAQDTGYIDSWKLTF, encoded by the coding sequence GCTGCGCAGATCCAGGGCAGCCACCGCCCTCGCCTTCGTCGCCCTGCTCGCCACGGCCGTCCCGGCGGCGCAGGCGGCGGACAACGCGAGCGGGGCCACCGCCCCGCAGGCCGCCGCCGCTCCCGACATCCCGCTCGCCAACGTCAAGGCGCATCTGACCCAGCTGCAGTCGATAGCCACGGCCAACGGCGGCAACAGGGCGCACGGCAGGGCCGGTTACAAGGCGTCCATCGACTATGTGAAGGCCAAGCTCGACGCGGCCGGATACACCACGTCCCTCCAGCAGTTCACCTCCGGCGGCGCCACCGGCTACAACCTGATCGCCGACTGGCCCGGCGGAGACCCCGGCAAGGTCCTGATGGCCGGCTCGCACCTCGACTCCGTGTCCTCGGGTGCAGGCATCAACGACAACGGCTCGGGCTCCGCCGCCGTACTCGAAACCGCCCTCGCCGTCTCGCGCGCCCAGCTGGCACCGGACAAGCACCTGCGGTTCGCCTGGTGGGGCGCCGAGGAGCTGGGGCTCATCGGGTCGAAGCACTACGTCAACAACCTGCCGACGACCGAGCGTGCCAAGCTCAGCGGCTATCTCAACTTCGACATGATCGGCTCGCCGAACGCCGGCTACTTCGTCTACGACGACGACCCGGTCATCGAGAAGACCTTCAAGGACTACTTCGCGGCCCTGTCCGTACCCACCGAGATAGAGACGGAGGGCGACGGCCGCTCCGACCATGCCCCGTTCAAGGCCGCGGGCATACCGGTCGGCGGTCTGTTCACCGGCGCGAGCAACACGAAGTCGAGTGCTCAGGCCCAGAAGTGGGGCGGCACGGCGGGCCAGGCGTTCGACCGCTGCTACCACTCCTCGTGCGACACCACGGCCAACATCAACGACACCGCCCTGGACCGCAACAGCGACGCCGCCGCGCACGCGGTCTGGACCCTCTCCGCGGGTACGGTCACCCCGCCCGCCGGTGACGTCTACTCGACGACCACCGATGTGAGCGTGCCCGACAACGGGGCCGCGGTGACGTCCTCGATCCCGGTGTCCGGCCGTACCGGCAACGCCCCGGCGACCCTCCAGGTCGGCGTGGACATCAAGCACACCTACCGGGGCGACCTGGTCGTCGACCTGCTCGCCCCCGACGGCACCGCCTACCGGCTGAAGAACTCCAGCGGCAGCGACTCGGCCGACAACGTGATCACGAGCTACACGGTCAACGCGTCGGCGGAGGCCGCGAACGGCACCTGGAGGCTCCGGGTGCAGGACGTGGCCGCGCAGGACACCGGCTACATCGACAGCTGG